A window of Candidatus Zixiibacteriota bacterium genomic DNA:
CACCATATGGATCGTAAATATATAATACCCCATTCCCCATTTGAAATTCACTTAAAAATCCCCATGCATAAGGTCCAGCATCTGGAGAAATATAAACTTGCGTAATAGCATCTTCTTGAAAATTTGTGTTATATAAATCAATACAATTACCATTATAATCACCTACAGAAACTACTCCCACTACATATGTTATTACAGCACCGTCATCTCCATCAGTTCCAGGTATTCCTTGCGGTCCTTGCTCACCTTGCATTCCTTGAGGTCCCACTGGACCTTGTTTACCTTCACAAGCAAACATTATAAGACATAACATTACTGCCAATAACACTCTTTTCATTATACTCTCCTCAAAAAATAAATTATAAATTTAGCCAATAAATATAATACAACCCTCAATTAAATACCCCCGGCAGGGCTCGAACCTGCTACCCTCTGCTTAGAAGGCAGATG
This region includes:
- a CDS encoding collagen-like protein, with product MKRVLLAVMLCLIMFACEGKQGPVGPQGMQGEQGPQGIPGTDGDDGAVITYVVGVVSVGDYNGNCIDLYNTNFQEDAITQVYISPDAGPYAWGFLSEFQMGNGVLYIYDPYGDYMGWDYMVMVIENSQS